A stretch of the Actinotalea sp. JY-7876 genome encodes the following:
- a CDS encoding DUF5998 family protein yields the protein MPGAMTDLRRSLHHAGYYPELVGDVLDVALAGEPVVGHLVHPETTFDSTEVRRHVTVLVLTPTRLVLAHVDDHPADSEHPSASASATTESVPLAHLHTVALTHVVPVPEKHRAGAVPAELTLALGWGAVRRIDLEPATCGDPSCDADHGLTGTSSPDDVVVRVSAQAEGAEAVRAAVDFARALSAASAGAR from the coding sequence ATGCCCGGAGCCATGACCGACCTTCGCCGCAGCCTGCACCACGCGGGCTACTACCCGGAGCTCGTGGGCGACGTCCTGGACGTCGCGCTCGCGGGCGAGCCGGTCGTCGGGCACCTCGTCCATCCGGAGACCACCTTCGACTCGACCGAGGTGCGCCGCCACGTCACGGTCCTCGTGCTGACCCCGACCCGGCTGGTCCTCGCGCACGTCGACGACCACCCCGCCGACTCGGAGCACCCGTCGGCGAGCGCGTCGGCGACCACGGAGTCCGTCCCGCTGGCCCACCTGCACACGGTCGCGCTGACCCACGTGGTGCCGGTGCCCGAGAAGCACCGCGCGGGCGCCGTGCCCGCCGAGCTCACCCTCGCGCTCGGGTGGGGAGCGGTCCGGCGGATCGACCTCGAGCCCGCGACGTGCGGCGACCCGTCGTGCGACGCCGACCACGGGCTCACCGGCACCAGCTCCCCGGACGACGTCGTCGTGCGGGTCTCGGCGCAGGCCGAGGGCGCCGAGGCCGTCCGGGCCGCCGTGGACTTCGCCCGAGCCCTGTCCGCCGCCAGCGCGGGGGCCCGGTGA
- a CDS encoding GNAT family N-acetyltransferase, with amino-acid sequence MSDAAGPAGSTAPGYPRHWEADVVLRDGSTAHVRPIRTQDAARLQAFHVAQSERSTYFRFFAQLERLPERDLTRFTQVDHHDRVALVAVTDAPEDEGGERIIAVARYDRTGPAEAEVAFNVADDHHGRGLGSVLLEHLAAAARERGIRRFTAEVLPQNGQMLGVFRVAGYVVRQHLDDGIVTVSFDLDPTERSLAVMADREHRAEARSVRALLTPASVLVVTDGGPGTRAPALAVVAHLRGTGAPGDPPAVGAGDADGVLRPVVHVVGLTADDAAGALVHDDVATVPGRVDLLVLAVAAERAADVVRRCARLGAHGVVVLTGGFAETGPDGLAHQRALVRAAHGAGMRVLGPASFGFFRHGDASARPGASGDGAGGGDPAPTVNASLTPALPQPGSLALFCQSAPLAVGLLASARRRGLGLSTFVSSGNRADVSGNDLMQFWTQDDATQVVGLYLESIGNPRKFARVARRLASGKPLVVLTAGRSGHVVPAGHALRTTRVPRRALDEVLRQSGVVRVESQHALLDAAQLFAHQPLPRGRRVAVLTGSEPMAALVAEAASSAGLTVVDRRAILSAGETEEELRLLDATLSEVYADPGTDVVVVVHVPTLGAPDPRVAAAVARAAAGSGRTTVACVLGLSGITPALTATDAEGRTWSVPAYAAPEDGVAALAAAVRYAAWRARDHGHPLDPPGVDRSAARRLVADALAGARTEPGRPVDEDEDAAVVLDPDRTSELLGHYGVTLWRTERVADADEAVAAAERLGWPVVLKSTAPHLRHRIDLGGVRLGLTGPDALREAFDQMRTGLGPLAAGSPFEVQRMARSGAACVIRSSEDPRFGPVVSFGLAGDAVDLLGDLSHAVAPLTDVDVEEMVRSVRAAPRLFGYRGLPALDVAALVDVLGRVAVLADDLPEVRSVELHPVLVSQDGAAVLAARVEVGRAGRADAGRRALPQ; translated from the coding sequence GTGAGCGACGCGGCGGGCCCGGCTGGGAGCACGGCGCCGGGCTACCCCCGTCACTGGGAGGCCGACGTCGTCCTGCGTGACGGCAGCACCGCGCACGTGCGGCCCATCCGCACGCAGGACGCGGCTCGGCTGCAGGCCTTCCACGTGGCGCAGTCCGAGCGCTCGACGTACTTCCGCTTCTTCGCCCAGCTGGAGCGGCTGCCCGAGCGGGATCTCACCCGGTTCACGCAGGTCGACCACCACGACCGGGTCGCGCTCGTCGCGGTCACCGACGCGCCCGAGGACGAGGGCGGCGAGCGCATCATCGCCGTCGCCCGCTACGACCGGACCGGCCCGGCCGAGGCCGAGGTCGCCTTCAACGTCGCGGACGACCACCACGGCCGCGGGCTGGGTTCCGTGCTGCTGGAGCACCTCGCGGCGGCGGCGCGCGAACGGGGCATCCGGCGCTTCACGGCCGAGGTGCTGCCGCAGAACGGGCAGATGCTCGGTGTGTTCCGCGTCGCCGGCTACGTCGTGCGCCAGCACCTCGACGACGGCATCGTCACCGTGTCGTTCGACCTGGACCCCACCGAGCGCTCGCTCGCCGTCATGGCCGACCGCGAGCACCGGGCGGAGGCGCGCAGCGTCCGCGCCCTGCTCACCCCCGCGTCGGTGCTCGTCGTCACGGACGGCGGCCCGGGCACGCGCGCACCGGCCCTCGCCGTGGTCGCGCACCTGCGCGGCACCGGTGCGCCGGGCGACCCGCCCGCCGTGGGCGCGGGTGACGCCGACGGCGTCCTGCGCCCCGTCGTCCACGTGGTCGGACTGACGGCGGACGACGCCGCCGGCGCGCTGGTCCACGACGACGTCGCGACCGTGCCCGGCCGGGTCGACCTGCTCGTCCTGGCCGTCGCCGCCGAGCGCGCCGCCGACGTCGTGCGGCGCTGCGCACGGCTCGGGGCCCACGGCGTCGTCGTGCTGACGGGCGGGTTCGCCGAGACGGGACCCGACGGCCTCGCGCACCAGCGGGCGCTCGTGCGGGCGGCGCACGGCGCGGGGATGCGCGTGCTCGGCCCGGCGTCGTTCGGCTTCTTCCGCCACGGCGACGCGTCGGCGCGCCCGGGTGCGTCCGGTGACGGCGCCGGGGGCGGCGACCCCGCGCCCACGGTCAACGCCTCGCTCACCCCGGCGCTGCCGCAGCCGGGGAGCCTGGCGCTGTTCTGCCAGTCCGCGCCGCTGGCGGTCGGGCTGCTCGCCTCGGCGCGACGCCGCGGCCTCGGCCTGTCGACCTTCGTCTCCTCGGGCAACCGCGCCGACGTGTCCGGCAACGACCTGATGCAGTTCTGGACCCAGGACGACGCGACGCAGGTGGTCGGGCTCTACCTCGAGTCGATCGGGAACCCCCGCAAGTTCGCCCGCGTCGCCCGCCGGCTCGCCTCCGGCAAGCCGCTCGTCGTGCTGACCGCCGGGCGCTCCGGGCACGTCGTGCCCGCCGGCCACGCGCTGCGCACCACGCGCGTGCCGCGGCGCGCGCTCGACGAGGTGCTGCGCCAGTCCGGCGTCGTGCGCGTCGAGAGCCAGCACGCGCTGCTCGACGCGGCGCAGCTCTTCGCGCACCAGCCGCTGCCCCGCGGCCGCCGGGTGGCCGTGCTCACCGGGTCCGAGCCCATGGCCGCCCTCGTCGCGGAGGCGGCGTCCTCGGCCGGCCTGACGGTGGTGGACCGGCGCGCCATCCTCTCGGCGGGGGAGACGGAGGAGGAGCTGCGGCTCCTCGACGCCACGCTGAGCGAGGTCTACGCCGACCCCGGGACCGACGTCGTGGTCGTCGTCCACGTCCCCACCCTCGGCGCGCCGGACCCCCGTGTCGCGGCCGCGGTCGCGCGAGCCGCCGCGGGCTCGGGCCGCACGACCGTCGCGTGCGTGCTCGGTCTCAGCGGCATCACGCCCGCGCTGACGGCCACCGACGCCGAGGGCCGGACCTGGTCGGTCCCCGCGTACGCGGCGCCCGAGGACGGCGTCGCCGCGCTCGCCGCCGCCGTCCGCTACGCCGCGTGGCGCGCGCGGGACCACGGCCACCCGCTGGACCCGCCGGGCGTGGACCGCTCCGCCGCGCGTCGCCTGGTCGCCGACGCCCTCGCGGGGGCCCGCACAGAGCCGGGCCGGCCCGTCGACGAGGACGAGGACGCCGCGGTGGTCCTCGACCCGGACCGCACGAGCGAGCTCCTGGGGCACTACGGGGTCACGCTGTGGCGGACCGAGCGGGTGGCGGACGCCGACGAGGCCGTCGCCGCCGCCGAGCGCCTCGGGTGGCCGGTGGTGCTCAAGAGCACGGCCCCGCACCTGCGGCACCGGATCGACCTCGGCGGGGTCCGGCTCGGGCTCACGGGCCCCGACGCGCTGCGCGAGGCGTTCGACCAGATGCGGACCGGGCTGGGTCCCCTCGCCGCCGGCAGCCCCTTCGAGGTGCAGCGGATGGCACGCAGCGGCGCCGCGTGCGTGATCCGCTCGTCCGAGGACCCGCGCTTCGGCCCCGTCGTCTCGTTCGGCCTCGCGGGTGACGCGGTCGACCTGCTCGGCGACCTGTCGCACGCCGTCGCGCCGCTGACCGATGTCGACGTGGAGGAGATGGTGCGCAGCGTGCGCGCCGCGCCGCGGCTCTTCGGCTACCGCGGGCTCCCGGCGCTCGACGTCGCGGCGCTCGTGGACGTGCTCGGGCGGGTCGCCGTGCTCGCGGACGACCTGCCGGAGGTCCGCAGCGTCGAGCTGCACCCCGTGCTGGTGTCCCAGGACGGCGCGGCCGTGCTCGCGGCCCGCGTCGAGGTCGGCCGGGCCGGCCGCGCCGACGCCGGGCGCCGCGCCCTGCCGCAGTAG
- a CDS encoding DNA topoisomerase (ATP-hydrolyzing) subunit A, with amino-acid sequence MARRTPDAPVGPVAENIVEIDVQAEMEGSFLEYAYSVIYARALPDARDGLKPVQRRILYQMADMGLRPDRAHVKSARVVGEVMGKLHPHGDTAIYDALVRMAQPFSLRLPLIDGHGNFGSLDDGPAAPRYTEARLASAAMAMVTDLDEDVVDFGPNYDNKLTQPEVLPSALPNLLVNGASGIAVGMATNMAPHNLVEVVAAARHLVANPHATLEDLMRFVPGPDLPTGGKIVGLEGVREAYRTGRGTFRTRATARIENVTPRRKGIVVTELPYLVGPEKVIEKIKEAVQAKKLGGITAVTDLTDRTHGLRLVIEVKSGFDPEAVLEHLYRYTPMEDSFGINNVALVDGQPRTLGLRDMLEVWVSHRLTVVRRRTAHRLARRLERLHLVEGLLVAILDIDEVIQVIRASDTAEVARERLMSVFDLSTQQSEYILELRLRRLTRFSRIELEKEAEQLRREIAELEAILADDALLRTVVSDEMAKVAATFGTPRRTILLEHAGGSGVVGAPAARTAPLEIADAPCWALLSGTGLLARTADETEPAREGRRAAHDVVASRVLTSTRGEIGAVTNRGRVLRLPVLDLPGMPPTDGPPSLSGGVPVSEVLELGPGERVLALVGLDADSPTLALGTAGGVVKRVVSEQAPSRDAWDVIGLRDGDEVVGATVVGDDDELVLVTSDAQLLHFGAAAVRPQGRPAGGMTGIKLAPGERVVFFGAVPAGTPEAVVVTVAGTSGALAGTQPGAAKVTPFDAYPAKGRATGGVRAQRFLRGEDTLLLAWVGPAPVRATGSAGQALELPPLDPRRDGSGVALPAPLHAVG; translated from the coding sequence ATGGCCCGCCGAACCCCAGACGCGCCTGTCGGACCCGTCGCCGAGAACATCGTCGAGATCGACGTCCAGGCGGAGATGGAGGGCTCGTTCCTCGAGTACGCGTACTCGGTCATCTACGCGCGGGCCCTGCCCGACGCGCGCGACGGCCTCAAGCCCGTGCAGCGCCGCATCCTCTACCAGATGGCCGACATGGGCCTGCGCCCCGACCGGGCCCACGTGAAGTCCGCCCGCGTGGTGGGCGAGGTCATGGGCAAGCTCCACCCCCACGGCGACACGGCGATCTACGACGCGCTGGTCCGCATGGCCCAGCCGTTCTCCCTGCGCCTGCCCCTCATCGACGGCCACGGCAACTTCGGCTCCCTCGACGACGGCCCCGCGGCCCCGCGCTACACCGAGGCGCGCCTGGCCTCTGCCGCCATGGCGATGGTGACCGACCTCGACGAGGACGTCGTCGACTTCGGCCCCAACTACGACAACAAGCTGACCCAGCCCGAGGTCCTGCCCTCCGCGCTGCCGAACCTCCTCGTCAACGGCGCCTCGGGGATCGCCGTCGGCATGGCCACCAACATGGCGCCGCACAACCTCGTCGAGGTCGTCGCCGCGGCGCGCCACCTCGTGGCGAACCCCCACGCGACGCTCGAGGACCTCATGCGGTTCGTCCCCGGGCCGGACCTGCCGACCGGCGGCAAGATCGTCGGCCTCGAGGGCGTGCGCGAGGCGTACCGCACGGGGCGCGGCACCTTCCGCACGCGCGCGACCGCGCGGATCGAGAACGTCACGCCCCGCCGCAAGGGGATCGTCGTCACCGAGCTCCCCTACCTCGTCGGTCCCGAGAAGGTGATCGAGAAGATCAAGGAGGCGGTCCAGGCCAAGAAGCTGGGCGGCATCACGGCGGTCACCGACCTCACCGACCGCACCCACGGGCTCCGGCTCGTCATCGAGGTCAAGAGCGGCTTCGACCCCGAGGCCGTGCTCGAGCACCTGTACCGCTACACGCCGATGGAGGACTCCTTCGGCATCAACAACGTCGCGCTGGTCGACGGCCAGCCGCGCACCCTCGGCCTGCGGGACATGCTCGAGGTCTGGGTCAGCCACCGGCTCACGGTGGTGCGGCGGCGCACCGCGCACCGGCTCGCGCGGCGCCTCGAGCGGCTGCACCTCGTCGAGGGCCTGCTCGTCGCGATCCTCGACATCGACGAGGTCATCCAGGTGATCCGGGCGTCGGACACCGCCGAGGTCGCGCGCGAGCGCCTCATGAGCGTCTTCGACCTGTCCACGCAGCAGTCCGAGTACATCCTCGAGCTGCGGCTGCGGCGGCTCACGCGGTTCTCGCGGATCGAGCTGGAGAAGGAGGCCGAGCAGCTGCGTCGCGAGATCGCCGAGCTGGAGGCGATCCTCGCCGACGACGCGCTGCTGCGGACCGTGGTGAGCGACGAGATGGCGAAGGTCGCCGCCACCTTCGGCACGCCGCGCCGCACCATCCTGCTCGAGCACGCCGGGGGGTCCGGCGTGGTCGGAGCGCCCGCCGCCCGCACCGCGCCGCTCGAGATCGCCGACGCCCCCTGCTGGGCGCTGCTCTCCGGCACGGGCCTCCTCGCCCGTACCGCCGACGAGACCGAGCCGGCGCGCGAGGGCCGCCGCGCCGCGCACGACGTCGTCGCCTCGCGGGTGCTGACCTCCACGCGCGGCGAGATCGGGGCGGTGACGAACCGGGGCCGCGTGCTGCGCCTGCCGGTGCTGGACCTGCCCGGCATGCCGCCGACGGACGGTCCCCCGTCGCTCTCGGGCGGCGTGCCCGTCAGCGAGGTGCTCGAGCTCGGGCCCGGTGAGCGCGTCCTCGCCCTGGTCGGCCTCGACGCGGACAGCCCGACGCTGGCGCTGGGCACCGCGGGCGGCGTCGTCAAGCGCGTGGTGAGCGAGCAGGCGCCGAGCCGCGACGCGTGGGACGTCATCGGCCTGCGCGACGGCGACGAGGTGGTGGGCGCCACCGTGGTCGGGGACGACGACGAGCTCGTGCTGGTCACGAGCGACGCCCAGCTGCTGCACTTCGGGGCGGCCGCGGTGCGGCCGCAGGGCCGCCCGGCCGGCGGGATGACGGGGATCAAGCTCGCGCCCGGCGAGCGCGTGGTCTTCTTCGGCGCGGTCCCCGCGGGGACGCCCGAGGCGGTCGTCGTCACGGTCGCCGGGACCTCCGGCGCGCTGGCGGGCACGCAGCCCGGCGCCGCCAAGGTCACGCCGTTCGACGCGTACCCCGCCAAGGGTCGCGCGACCGGCGGCGTGCGGGCGCAGCGCTTCCTGCGGGGCGAGGACACGCTCCTGCTCGCCTGGGTCGGGCCGGCGCCCGTCCGGGCGACGGGCTCGGCCGGTCAGGCCCTCGAGCTGCCGCCCCTCGACCCGCGCCGCGACGGCAGCGGCGTCGCGCTGCCCGCCCCGCTGCACGCCGTCGGCTGA
- a CDS encoding GNAT family N-acetyltransferase yields MLEPIAVRADPPDVLEVPHAHLELSWRPLQARDATALHALIEAIQVADARPQRESYEDVVEMFEGGWKDLERDTLGGFDTHGVMRAYGFVEVLPSDVSTVRAFLRGGVHPRWRGRGLGRALVGWLEGRGRQKLAESGKELPARLAVFVDESARDHRRLWAAAGFSPVRWYTEMRRDLAQPLPDAQVPAGVRVVGWEPELDDAVRRAHNEAFAADHWGSEPRTPETWRHGPHFAPTWSFVALGDGDEVLGYLISGRYEDDWAADGYTSGYTELLGVRRAARGTGLGTALLARAMTAYRADGMQYACLGVDTANPSGAHGMYERLGYEATHGEVLYSVEL; encoded by the coding sequence ATGCTCGAGCCGATCGCCGTCCGCGCCGACCCGCCCGACGTCCTCGAGGTACCGCACGCGCACCTGGAGCTGTCGTGGCGTCCCCTGCAGGCCCGGGACGCGACGGCGCTGCACGCCCTGATCGAGGCCATCCAGGTGGCGGACGCGCGGCCCCAGCGCGAGTCCTACGAGGACGTCGTGGAGATGTTCGAGGGCGGCTGGAAGGACCTGGAGCGCGACACCCTGGGCGGCTTCGACACCCACGGCGTGATGCGCGCGTACGGCTTCGTGGAGGTGCTCCCGAGCGACGTGAGCACGGTGCGCGCGTTCCTGCGCGGCGGGGTGCACCCGCGGTGGCGGGGGCGCGGCCTCGGCCGGGCGCTCGTGGGCTGGCTCGAGGGCCGGGGTCGGCAGAAGCTGGCGGAGTCCGGCAAGGAGCTGCCCGCCCGCCTGGCGGTGTTCGTCGACGAGTCCGCCCGCGACCACCGGCGGCTGTGGGCCGCCGCGGGCTTCAGCCCGGTCCGCTGGTACACGGAGATGCGCCGCGACCTCGCCCAGCCGCTCCCGGACGCCCAGGTGCCCGCCGGCGTGCGCGTCGTCGGCTGGGAGCCGGAGCTCGACGACGCGGTGCGGCGCGCGCACAACGAGGCCTTCGCCGCCGACCACTGGGGCTCCGAGCCGCGGACGCCGGAGACGTGGCGGCACGGCCCGCACTTCGCGCCCACGTGGAGCTTCGTGGCGCTCGGCGACGGGGACGAGGTCCTGGGGTACCTGATCTCGGGCCGTTACGAGGACGACTGGGCCGCGGACGGGTACACCTCCGGCTACACGGAGCTGCTGGGCGTCCGCCGCGCGGCGCGCGGGACCGGTCTGGGCACGGCGCTCCTGGCGCGGGCGATGACGGCGTACCGGGCGGACGGCATGCAGTACGCGTGCCTAGGGGTCGACACCGCCAACCCGTCCGGCGCCCACGGCATGTACGAGCGTCTGGGCTACGAGGCCACCCACGGCGAGGTCCTGTACAGCGTCGAGCTCTGA
- a CDS encoding type IIA DNA topoisomerase subunit B, protein MTSTVSESSYTARHLSVLEGLEAVRKRPGMYIGTTDSRGLMHCLWEIIDNSVDEALGGHCDRIDIVLHADSSVEVRDNGRGIPVDVEPKTGLSGVEVVFTKLHAGGKFGGGSYAASGGLHGVGASVVNALSSRLDVEVDRGGRTHRMTFHRGEPGRFADPAAGADPDAPFTPFVDASELAVVGKVPRARTGTRVRYWADRQVFPRTAVFSYDELVSRVRQTTFLVPGLTITVRDERGLPGTPGAEGPHEETFVHHGGTVDFVEFLAPDTAVTQTWHLAGTGTFTETVPVLDGRGHLMSQEVTRETEVDVALRWGTGYDTEVRSFVNIIATPKGGTHLAGFEQALLKTLRKQVELNARRLKVSTKDSSERIEKDDVLAGLTAVVTVRLAEPQFEGQTKEVLGTGPVRAIVAKVVETELTALLTSSKRDLKGQASLVLDKVVAEMRARLSARKQKEISRRKNALETSALPAKLADCRSDDVERSELFIVEGDSALGTAKLARSSDFQALLPIRGKILNVQKASISDMLKNAECAAIIQVLGAGSGRSFDLEAARYGKIVLMTDADVDGAHIRTLLLTLFFRYMRPLVDAGRVYAAVPPLHRIEVIGAGSRKNEYVYTYSEAELATTLKKLERSGRRYKEDIQRYKGLGEMDADQLAETTMDPRHRTLRRVTAQDAAAAETVFELLMGSEVGPRRDFIVAGAAQLDRARIDA, encoded by the coding sequence GTGACCAGCACGGTGTCAGAGTCCAGCTACACCGCCCGCCACCTCTCGGTGCTCGAGGGGCTGGAGGCGGTCCGCAAGCGACCCGGCATGTACATCGGGACCACCGACTCGCGCGGCCTGATGCACTGCCTGTGGGAGATCATCGACAACTCGGTCGACGAGGCGCTGGGCGGTCACTGCGACCGGATCGACATCGTGCTCCACGCGGACTCCTCGGTCGAGGTGCGTGACAACGGCCGCGGCATCCCGGTCGACGTCGAGCCCAAGACGGGGCTCTCGGGCGTCGAGGTCGTCTTCACCAAGCTGCACGCCGGCGGCAAGTTCGGCGGCGGCTCGTACGCGGCGTCGGGCGGCCTGCACGGCGTCGGCGCGAGCGTGGTCAACGCCCTGTCCTCCCGGCTCGACGTCGAGGTGGACCGCGGCGGTCGCACGCACCGGATGACCTTCCACCGCGGCGAGCCCGGCCGGTTCGCGGACCCGGCCGCCGGCGCCGACCCGGACGCGCCGTTCACCCCGTTCGTGGACGCGTCCGAGCTCGCCGTCGTCGGCAAGGTCCCCCGCGCGCGGACGGGCACGCGCGTGCGCTACTGGGCCGACCGCCAGGTGTTCCCGCGCACGGCCGTGTTCTCGTACGACGAGCTCGTCTCGCGCGTGCGGCAGACGACGTTCCTCGTGCCGGGGCTGACGATCACGGTGCGCGACGAGCGCGGCCTGCCCGGGACGCCGGGCGCCGAGGGCCCGCACGAGGAGACCTTCGTCCACCACGGCGGGACCGTCGACTTCGTCGAGTTCCTGGCGCCCGACACGGCCGTGACGCAGACGTGGCACCTCGCCGGCACCGGCACCTTCACCGAGACGGTGCCCGTGCTCGACGGGCGCGGCCACCTGATGTCGCAGGAGGTCACGCGGGAGACCGAGGTCGACGTCGCGCTGCGGTGGGGGACCGGGTACGACACCGAGGTCCGCTCGTTCGTCAACATCATCGCGACGCCCAAGGGCGGCACGCACCTGGCCGGCTTCGAGCAGGCGCTGCTCAAGACGCTGCGCAAGCAGGTCGAGCTCAACGCCCGGCGGCTCAAGGTCTCCACGAAGGACTCGTCGGAGCGCATCGAGAAGGACGACGTCCTCGCCGGCCTCACCGCGGTCGTCACCGTCCGCCTGGCGGAGCCGCAGTTCGAGGGCCAGACCAAGGAGGTCCTGGGGACCGGACCGGTCCGTGCGATCGTCGCCAAGGTCGTGGAGACGGAGCTCACGGCCCTGCTGACGTCGAGCAAGCGCGACCTCAAGGGCCAGGCCAGCCTCGTGCTCGACAAGGTCGTCGCCGAGATGCGGGCCCGGCTCTCGGCGCGCAAGCAGAAGGAGATCTCGCGGCGCAAGAACGCCCTGGAGACCTCGGCCCTGCCCGCCAAGCTCGCGGACTGCCGCAGCGACGACGTCGAGCGCAGCGAGCTCTTCATCGTCGAGGGCGACAGCGCGCTCGGGACGGCCAAGCTCGCGCGCAGCTCGGACTTCCAGGCGCTCCTGCCGATCCGCGGCAAGATCCTCAACGTCCAGAAGGCCTCGATCTCGGACATGCTCAAGAACGCCGAGTGCGCCGCGATCATCCAGGTGCTCGGCGCGGGCTCGGGGCGCAGCTTCGACCTCGAGGCGGCGCGCTACGGCAAGATCGTGCTCATGACGGACGCCGACGTCGACGGCGCCCACATCCGGACCCTGCTGCTCACGCTGTTCTTCCGGTACATGCGTCCCCTGGTCGACGCCGGACGCGTGTACGCCGCGGTCCCGCCCCTGCACCGCATCGAGGTCATCGGCGCCGGCTCGCGCAAGAACGAGTACGTCTACACGTACTCCGAGGCCGAGCTGGCGACGACGCTGAAGAAGCTCGAGCGCTCCGGGCGCCGCTACAAGGAGGACATCCAGCGGTACAAGGGCCTGGGCGAGATGGACGCGGACCAGCTCGCGGAGACGACGATGGACCCCCGCCACCGGACCCTGCGCCGCGTCACGGCGCAGGACGCCGCGGCCGCGGAGACGGTCTTCGAGCTCCTCATGGGCTCGGAGGTCGGACCGCGCCGCGACTTCATCGTGGCCGGTGCGGCGCAGCTCGACCGCGCCCGCATCGACGCCTGA
- a CDS encoding DUF456 domain-containing protein encodes MDLLVGLAILVGLVGIVVPVLPGSLLIAVALLVWAIDTGTVTGWVVLGIALLLLAAGWAATYVVAGKRVSDAGVPRRSLLVAGLAGIVGFFVIPVIGLLVFFPLALFGMEYLRLRDVAQARGSAMVALKATALGMVIELGLACIAAATWLLAAVFGG; translated from the coding sequence GTGGACCTGCTCGTCGGACTCGCCATCCTGGTCGGCCTGGTCGGCATCGTCGTGCCGGTGCTGCCGGGGTCCCTGCTCATCGCGGTCGCCCTGCTCGTGTGGGCGATCGACACCGGGACCGTCACCGGCTGGGTCGTGCTCGGCATCGCCCTGCTCCTGCTCGCGGCCGGGTGGGCCGCGACCTACGTCGTCGCGGGCAAGCGGGTCAGCGACGCCGGCGTGCCACGCCGCTCGCTGCTCGTGGCGGGGCTCGCGGGGATCGTGGGCTTCTTCGTGATCCCCGTGATCGGGCTGCTCGTGTTCTTCCCGCTGGCCCTGTTCGGCATGGAGTACCTGCGTCTGCGCGACGTCGCGCAGGCGCGCGGCTCGGCGATGGTCGCGCTCAAGGCGACGGCGCTCGGCATGGTGATCGAGCTCGGTCTGGCGTGCATCGCCGCCGCGACGTGGCTGCTCGCGGCGGTGTTCGGCGGCTGA